A segment of the Parasphingopyxis algicola genome:
GCTCGACGAGCGGGCGGATCAGCGAGGCGATGGCGGCCTTTGTCATACGTCTATCCTCCAGTCCCAGCGCAGCGGATCGCCATCCATGATCTCGACGCCCCTGGCGGCAAGTTCATCGCGGATAGCATCGGCGGCGGGGAAGTTCTTGTTGGCCTTGGCGTTCTGCCGCAGGTCGAGTTGACGTTCGATTTCGACTTCGGTGATTTCGGCGGAGGTGGGGCGGATGCGCAGGTCTTCGCGGGTTAAGGTGAGGAGGTCGAGTCCCAAGATAGCGTCAGTTGCAGCAATTTCTTTCAACGAGACTATCGGGTCGACAGCTTTGGAGCCTAAGAACACTTCCAAACTCAGAAGTGCCATCGGTGTATTCAAATCATCCGAAATTGCTTCGTCCAGCTCCCGAATCTGATCAAGATACTGAATGTTTGATCGTATATCCTCGTCACCCTGAACTTGTTTCAGGGTCCACCCATCCGTCGGCACCGTCCGCGCGGATTGCGAAGTGGATGCTGAAACAAGTTCAGCATGACGATTTTTGATAGCCTCGACCGCCATGACCATCCGCTTCAACCGCGTCAGCGCCGCGAGCAGATTGTCGAACGTAAATTCCAGCTCGCTGCGATAATGGGCCTGGAGGCACATCAGCCGATAGGCGAGGGGGTGGACGCCCTTATCGACGAGCAGTTGCAGCGTCAGGAACTCGCCCGCTGATTTGCTCATCTTCCCGCCGTGATCCACGAGGAAATTATTGTGCATCCAGATATTCGCGCCGGTATCGGCCGAGCAGCTATGCGCCTGGTTCTGCGCGATCTCGTTGGGGTGGTGGATCTCGCGATGGTCGATGCCTCCCGTGTGGATGTCGAAGGTTTCGCCGAGATACATCTTGCTCATCACCGAGCATTCGAGATGCCAGCCCGGTGCGCCCTTGCCCCAGGGGGAATCCCATTCCATCTGCCGCGTTTCGCCCTCGGGCGTCTTGCGCCAGATGGCGAAATCGGTGGCGTGGCGCTTGCCCTCGACCGGATCGATCCGGCTTTCGCCCTCATCGGTGTTGGCGCGCGCGAGCCGGCCATAATCGGGCACGGTCGAGGTATCGAAATAGAGGCCGCTGTCGAGCTCGTAGCAATGCTTGTCCGCAATGCTCTTCGCGAAATCGATCATCTGTTCGACATGCTCGGTCGCGATCGACCATCTGGCCGGCTGGCGGATGTTGAGCCGCTCGATGTCGCGCCAATAGGCTTGTGTGTAGAATTTCGCGATGTCCCAGGCTGATTTGCCGCTTTCGCTTGCCGCCTTCTCCATCTTGTCGTCGCCCGCATCGGCATCGGACGTCAGATGGCCGACATCGGTGATGTTGATGATATGGGCAAGTTCATAGCCCTTCCAGGACAGCACCCGGCCCAGCGTATCGGCGAAGATATAGGCACGCATATTGCCGATATGCTGGTAGTTGTAGACGGTCGGCCCGCAGGTATAGACGCGCGCCTCGCCGGGATGGACGGGCCGGAATTTCTCCGGCTGCCGGGTCAGGCTGTTGAACAGGGTGAGCGGGGCGGAATGGCTCTCGGTCATGCGCGCCAGCGATGGCCGCCTTGTGCGGGAAGGTCAATCGTTTCGGGCCGCGCTCCTGCCCGGTGTCAACGGGCTCATCCGCCCGATTCGCCGGGTTCGACGGTCTGGTAGTTCGCCGTGTACGCTTCCAGCTGCACTTCGCATTCGTTCGACAGCAGCACCGATCCCAAGGCCAGCGGATCTTCGGAATCCACATCGATCGGAAGCAGATCGATATGCGTGTGCGCGTCGCTGCCCGCCGCAGCGATCATGTAGGTGCCGCTCTCGGCAGCGAAATTTTCGGGCCAAGTGTGCGAAAACTGCCCTTCCGGAAAGCTGACCGTCATGGTCTGGCCGTCGGCGGTCCGGGTTATCACGACCTGTGCCGCTTCGGACGCGTTGGCCCGCCACAGCGAAACAGGTTCGTTCTCCGCGATGCAAAAGGCGCCGGCCTGGTTGATGTCCATCTGCCAGACCGTGCGGTTCGCCGCGCTGATCGGTGCGATCTGCGGAAGACCGCGGCTGACCCCGGTTCGCGCGACGCCGTTTCGGCCGTTCGTTGTGACGCCGCCCGAAGCGACGCGCAGTGCCGCGCCGATTCGATAGCGTCCCGGCCGGCTATATTGCCGGGTGCCGCTGCTTGTCAGTACGGTCAGCCGGTCGCCGGCGCGCAGCCGGATCACCTGATCGTCGTCGAGACGTGTTCCGCGCGGATATTCGCGGGCGATCGCCCCGCTCGCATTGGTGACCAGCGCATCGGCCATGGCCGGCGCGGCCATCGATGCCAGCGCGATCCCTGCCGCCGCATACAGCGCCGATTTACTTCCCGTGTAGAACATAGCTCCCTCCTGGTTCCGTGTTGATCAGGCGCTTGGCGAAGTTTTGCAATGCCGCGTCCTCGCCATTCTGTGCCGCCAGCTCCGCGATTTTCTCGCGCGCCTGTTCATGTCCCTGCTCGAATTCCCGATACAGACTATCGAGCATCGCAGCTGAACCTGCCGTGATTTCCAGCACAGGTTCGTAGATTTCCACCGGCGTGGCGCGACCGGACAGGGTGACGCGCCCCAGACAGCGGAAATCGACCTTGGTCACCTTTTCGACCGCTTCGCGGCTTGCCAGCGCGACCGTATCCGTCTGTTTGTTCGCGCTTTCGAGGCGTGCCGCTGTGTTCATCGCGTCACCGAGCGCGGTATACTGGATGCGCTCCTCGCCGCCGAAGTTACCGACGATCGCTTCGCCGCAATGGAGGCCCACCCGCGTCCGCCCGATCGGCGGTACGCCGTCCGGCGTGCTTTTGCGGAATTCCTCGCCGAACCGCCACATGGCCACCGCACATTGCGCCGCGCGGTCGGCATCGTCGGGCCGCGCGATTGGCGCGCCCCAGAACGCGACGACTGCGTCGCCCACGAACTTGTCGATCGTCCCGCCATATTCGAGAACGATCTCGCTCATCTTGTCGAGATAGCGGTTGAGCAGGGACGCGACCATTTCCGGTTCGATCGCATGGCTGAGCTTCGTAAAACCTTCGAGATCGGTGAAGACTGCATAGATTTCGCGCTTCTCGCCGCGCAGCGAGAGCCGGTCGGGATCCGCGACGATCTGGTTCGCGACATCGGGCGGCAGATATTTGTTGAGCGCGCCCTGCACATATTCCCGCTTTTCCGCGCCGACAGATCGCGCCGCCGCGCCGATCGCCGTGAAGGCGATGATCCAGCCGCCGAGCCAGCCGAACACCGGCAGGCTCTGCGTATCGACGCCGACGCGATGCAAGGTGAACGGGACGACGACGATGACCGCCGCCTGGATCGCGATCAGCACGGCGAGCTTCCAGAGCCTTACATCGCTCAGACTGGTCAGTGCGCCGCACAACACGACCAGCAGCGCGGTCGCCCACAGTACCCATGACGGAACGCTGCGCAGCATCGTGCCATCGAGCATCTGGGCGAGCAGATGGCCATGGACCTCGACCCCGGCGATCGGGTCGTTGCCCTGCAGACGGGTGAGCGGGGTTTCGAACCGGTCGATATCAGGGAGGTCGGTGCCGATGAGGACATAGCGATCGGTGATGAAGGTCGACAGGAACGCCGCCTCCTCGTCGTTGGCGAAGAAATCGATGGCGAGCTTCATGAACGGCGGCTCGTTCTCGAAGAAGGGCCGCCGATAGGCGATGCTGCCCCGATGCGTCCGATAGGCCTCGTTCCCGGGTACCAGCGAATTCGCCATCAGCGGCGGGAGGTCGGCCGGCTGTTCGGGCCAGCTGCGCTGGACATTGTCATTGTCCGCACCGAGCTTGACGCTCGTCGGCTGGACGAGATCGTTGGTGATCCGGCGATGCAGATCGGCGATGAAGTCGACCTGGCGCGGCTGCAAACGCAGGTTTTCATTACTCTCCATCGTCACATAGGCCAGAAAAGTCGGCGTTTGCATGTCGTTCAGCGCCGCAACGAGCAGATCGTCATTGGCGGTCGGCTGGTCGATCAGGATGTCGATCGCGATGGCGCGCGGCTGCATGGCATCGAGCGAGCGCAATGCATTGGCGAGAATTTCGCGGTCGAGCGGCGAGCGAACGCCGGTGTTGAGCAGCGTGTCCTCCTCATAGGTGACGATGGTGATCCGTTCATCCTGTTCGGCGCGCTCCATCGCATAGCTCGCCCGGACGTCGAACAGCACGCGCTCGATCTCGTCGGTGAAGGGAAGGGCCCAGCTGAGCCGGGCGATGAGCACGGCAAGGATCAGCAGGACGGCGCTTGCGGACAGGCGCAACGGACCGACTTCGCGCCACAGCCGCGCGAAGCGGCCGGACTGTTCCGGGTCGCTTCCGGACGTATCCATGCGGGGGCCGGTGTCTCTATCCACGGCGCCGGGCG
Coding sequences within it:
- a CDS encoding adenylate/guanylate cyclase domain-containing protein encodes the protein MDTSGSDPEQSGRFARLWREVGPLRLSASAVLLILAVLIARLSWALPFTDEIERVLFDVRASYAMERAEQDERITIVTYEEDTLLNTGVRSPLDREILANALRSLDAMQPRAIAIDILIDQPTANDDLLVAALNDMQTPTFLAYVTMESNENLRLQPRQVDFIADLHRRITNDLVQPTSVKLGADNDNVQRSWPEQPADLPPLMANSLVPGNEAYRTHRGSIAYRRPFFENEPPFMKLAIDFFANDEEAAFLSTFITDRYVLIGTDLPDIDRFETPLTRLQGNDPIAGVEVHGHLLAQMLDGTMLRSVPSWVLWATALLVVLCGALTSLSDVRLWKLAVLIAIQAAVIVVVPFTLHRVGVDTQSLPVFGWLGGWIIAFTAIGAAARSVGAEKREYVQGALNKYLPPDVANQIVADPDRLSLRGEKREIYAVFTDLEGFTKLSHAIEPEMVASLLNRYLDKMSEIVLEYGGTIDKFVGDAVVAFWGAPIARPDDADRAAQCAVAMWRFGEEFRKSTPDGVPPIGRTRVGLHCGEAIVGNFGGEERIQYTALGDAMNTAARLESANKQTDTVALASREAVEKVTKVDFRCLGRVTLSGRATPVEIYEPVLEITAGSAAMLDSLYREFEQGHEQAREKIAELAAQNGEDAALQNFAKRLINTEPGGSYVLHGK
- the cysS gene encoding cysteine--tRNA ligase — encoded protein: MTESHSAPLTLFNSLTRQPEKFRPVHPGEARVYTCGPTVYNYQHIGNMRAYIFADTLGRVLSWKGYELAHIINITDVGHLTSDADAGDDKMEKAASESGKSAWDIAKFYTQAYWRDIERLNIRQPARWSIATEHVEQMIDFAKSIADKHCYELDSGLYFDTSTVPDYGRLARANTDEGESRIDPVEGKRHATDFAIWRKTPEGETRQMEWDSPWGKGAPGWHLECSVMSKMYLGETFDIHTGGIDHREIHHPNEIAQNQAHSCSADTGANIWMHNNFLVDHGGKMSKSAGEFLTLQLLVDKGVHPLAYRLMCLQAHYRSELEFTFDNLLAALTRLKRMVMAVEAIKNRHAELVSASTSQSARTVPTDGWTLKQVQGDEDIRSNIQYLDQIRELDEAISDDLNTPMALLSLEVFLGSKAVDPIVSLKEIAATDAILGLDLLTLTREDLRIRPTSAEITEVEIERQLDLRQNAKANKNFPAADAIRDELAARGVEIMDGDPLRWDWRIDV